In Miscanthus floridulus cultivar M001 chromosome 19, ASM1932011v1, whole genome shotgun sequence, the DNA window GTTGACGTCGCTGGACCTCGTGTACGGTGGCGGCGGGTCGGTGAAGCCCTCGTACAACGACGAACCCAAAAGCGGGTTCGCCCCCGCCAGGAAGTTCCGCGTGCCGTCGTTGCTGCCGGAGCCGCCGTCGAAGTTCGCGTTGCCGCCTCCGTTGAAGCCGTCATCAGGGAAGCCATCCATCTACGATGCCGCGGCCGTGCAGCGACTAGATCCGGGCACGCCACGCGTAGATCTACCGGCCGGGGTGGTGGATCTAGGTGGGTGCGTGCGCTAGCTTCAGCGGCGAGCGGCGGGGCCGCCGAGGGGAGATGCGTGCGGGGGAGAGCGGGGCTAGGGTTGACGAATGCGCGAATGGAGGGGTGCTGCCTGCCGACGCTGTGTGCCACGCGGTTTTGCGGCTGCCGTTGGGCCTCAGGCCGGAAAACGTACACTAGCCGCTTTTCACCCCCCGTTTAGTTCCAAACTCCAAAAACTAGCCCAATTTCGGAATTTGGTTgcccaactaaacacgggctatgTGGATGTGCTCCAGAAATGCCCGAGCAGAGCTCTGCACATAGGCTGCTGCGGCTGACAGAAAAGGTAATCAGAATCTGAGCCACGCAGACGAGCAGACGAGGGCATTTCCGTCCGAGCGCCCGCGTGCTGACGCTACTGTTGTCGGTTTTGGCGTGGACGCCAGGACGTGGCAGCGACGCCGGGCAGCAACGGTAGGAAGGCTCCAAAGAAAAACGACGTCGCCCAGAAGCGCGCGTGGCGCGCGCGCAGGCCCCTGTCCCCCAATCATCGGGGCCTCGCGCCTCGCCTCTGGGAGGgccggagccgaggcccagtcCAGCCGCTCCACGTCGCTCCGGCCTCTCGTAGTCAACTCGCCGCACCTGCCGCGCCCGCCGAGATAACCGACCCGAGTACCCGACCCCCTCGTCGTGTTCGCGCGCGCATATGCGCACGCGGCGCGATGACGACAGGAAACCCCACCCTTTTTCCCTCGAGATCGCCCCTCGGCGCAGCAGAATTCGCCTTCGCCTCGACGGACGGAATCGTTCAGCAGGACCGACTGGTTCGCGGGCTGGTCGCCGGCGACGGTCGCGTGCTTCCTGGTTCCGGCCTTTGTCTCTGTGGCTGTGTAGGTAGGCGGTCTCGGGTGCGGCGGAAGTCTACTCGCGCTGTGGCGTACAAACAAGCGCTACTGGCAGCCGATATTCGATTCGGTCAGTAGTGTGCATGCTGTGCCCCATACGCTCCCTCTTGTGCGTTGCCACACGGCTCGGAGGAACCTGCCTGGGGTGGGTGGTAGCCCTAGCCGGGACCGGCGGCAGCGACGGGTTTCGTTTCGCTGGCTGGCTGGTTCCGACGGGTGGCGGAGGCAGCGGCAGCGTTAGCAGGCGGGTTTCCCGGCACCAAATGCCCATCTGGAGATTCTAGAATATGCTCGGCACCACCAGCATCAGGAGCTAACAATGCAGAGAGTAGcagtatttttttattaattatttaattacacATATACTACTCATGGCGACCACGGAATGTGTGACAACTAATTTTAGCCATTTGTTTATCCAACGATCGCAGTTTTGACAAAGCGAGTAAGTTTCAACTAAAAAAGTCTATCAAAATCATGAAACGTTATTGCCCCAGCATAAGCAAAACTGTAGATGCACAAATGGGAACTTATACCCTGTCAATTTTAGACGATATAATTGCTACAGTGATCAACTGTCGTGTCGCCTCAATCACCCATCCGCCATCATTTTGTTCACACAACACATAAACACGGAAGAACTGAGAaaattcaatgaagaagaaggAAAAAAACTGGACGCGACAGTATGGCGGCGCAGGAGCACTGTACAAGTAGAAATTCAAACAGAAAAACGGATATAAATATCTGGGCCTGGTTTAGTtcgtgatttttttttgaaatggtacggtagcactttcgttgttatttggtaattagtgtctaatcatagtctaattaggcttaaaagattcgtctcatgaatttcgtctaaactgcgtaattagttttattttttatttatatttaatgcttcatgcatgcgttcaaagattcgatgtgacgaggaattttgaaaaattttgcaaaattttagaaATTGCAAACAAGAACAACGACGGAAGATCCTAAAAAAACAAGCAAAACAGATCCCAATATATATTCCCTCTCCCTGAGGCCAGCTCGCCCTCCTCGCTCCTCCGcccgacctccaccacctcctcctccccagGGCAGCGGACAGCCTCCACGCCTCACGGATTTCGCAACACACGGGGGGGAAAAAAAGAAAGCGAAATCAACCAATCTCCCTCATCATTCACGGCCTCGccagcggcctcctcctcctcctcccccaggAATTTCCCCATTTCCGCCGCTCGCGATCGGCGCCCGAGCTCGCTCCCCGAATCCCGCCCCCGGATTCGCGACCGTTCGCCGCGAGCCTTGGGCCGGTCCGGGCTCTGATTCGCGGGCGGCGCCGCGGCCGTGGTTCGCGCGGGGAATGCTCTACCTCAAGCAGCCGGGCGGCGCGGACTTAGGGTTCCggcgggcggcggtggcggctgcgGGGCTGTGATCTGCCGCTGTGGCGGATGCGAGATTGAGCCAGCCCGCGCCGGGGGttctgccggccatggcggcggcggcggcggtgccggaGCCGGATAGCTGCCTCCAGAGCTTCGAGCTCTACGAGGCCGAGTCGGTGAGCTACTCGCCCCCCTGGATCACAATGCGCCGCTCCGTCGAGCGGGTGTTGCTGTTTGTCTCTTGTTGCTGGGTATAAAATTATGTTGTTCATGATGCCGCTCCTGCTGCTGCTCTGTGATTCGGTCAAGGTTGTATAGCTACGGAGACGGTTGAGCTCTAGGCGTCAAGTTTAGCTCGGGACAGAGCATGCGGTCTACGTGCTTGGATCATTCCATGCAGCGTCGGGGATTTAGGAATTAGGAATCCTTTTCCATTCATGACAACCACATGCATGCGATTTGAATATGTCTGTGTACAAAGTGAATATCAGAATTAGATTTCAGGAGCTCttagtttctagtatttttgcgTTCTATGCGTGAGATATTGAATCCTGCTTTATTTTGTTAGTTACTATGCTTTTTTCTATATAGTTTTGGTTAGGAAATAGGTGTGCTTTACAAGCCCTGCTCATGTTCATTTGTTGGGATTTTGATCACGAAAAGAAAACCTTTGTGCGCTCATTCAAGTTATCAGTTAAAACCAGGGTGACATCAAGTTAAAACTAGCCTGTGCTTCATCCCACTATTTTTTGGATGATTGGttacagagtgtttggttgattttATCTTGGCGACACATTTCTTGTTTTGCTGGTAATTGATGAAGCTATCTCTATCCGGGTGCATTCTGTACATAGAAGCCTTATAGAAAATGTGTTTGCAAACTCACGTGCAAAGGCGAAGCCTTACTGTTTTTCATGTCTTGCTTGTGCTTGCGGACTAGAATTTAGAAGTTGGATTGGTATATGCATGTCGGATATGGGAATTTTTGTAAGTCttaaaaagtgaaaaaaatgGAGAATGGCGTCCTTTGACCGTTCCATCTGTGAGAATGTAGAGAATTCGAGAACCTTTTGTTCATGCAACAGTCTGTTGATTGCGATAAAGCAAATACAAAAAGAAGTTGGTGCGAATTTCTGTTGTCACATCGAAGAGGATCTGACAGGATATTGCCGACATGAAAGGCTACTTGAATAGATTGGAGCTTTTCTTAAACTGAGGTTTTTGGGACAATGATGGGCTATGAGTGAAATTATATATTTGTGGAAGATGGAAAATGGAAAATTTAGAACAGAGGAAGGCAGTGAGCGAGCTTGACTTCGATGTTTATTTTTTGCTAGGATAGGTGAGAAATAGTGGGTCTGGTTCGTGTAACCTGCTCATGATGGTTTTAATGGTGAACAACCCAATACATATCGCACCACCTGAATTATTTGTGGCTATTGGTGCCACCTGAATCTTGATCCTTAATTGTAGCAATCGACATTTACTGAAGGGTGAAAGTGACATTGAGTACCTAGTTCCTATGATTATTTGTTTTTATCATAATTTAATGATGGATGTTTTTGGCAGAAATTTTATATTTTTGGAACTAACACTAACAAGACAATATGGAGATTACTCAAGATTGATAGAATGGAACCATCAGAGCTCAATGTAGATGAGGATTGTACTGTACACTCACAGAGTGACTACCTTGATCTTCTAAAAAATCTAGATGAAGAACACAGGTCTACTGGTGGAGTCAAATTTGTCACCAACTGTTTTGGAATCATTGGTAAGCTATCCCATCTTACTCTGATCATAATTTGATGCAATGTCGGTAAGATATTCCCTGTAAATTGCATCAACAATATGTTTTCTTTACAGGTTTCATTAAGTTCCTTGGGCCCTATTACATGTTAATTATTACTGAGCAGAGAAAGATTGGGGATATATTTGGTCATCCGGTGTACCAAGTTACTAAGACTGCGATGATTGAGTTATCAAATTCCAAGACGAGGCCAAAGTTAATTAACTCCAAGGACGAGAACAGGTGCTGCATTACTGCACACCATGTTTATATTGTTAACATACTATCCTTCATATTATCATACACTGATAGTTAGATTGGATATTTTCTAACtgtttaataaaaaaaatattctatCTTTTTTCTTAGAAAGATTCAGGAGCATAGCTAGTGCAGTTACATGGCAAACAGTTGTACCACTGTATGCTCATCATAAGCCAAGCTTCACTAATCATGCAGGTACAAGAAGCTCTTGCAGACAATTGATCTTAGAAAAGACTTCTTTTTTAGCCACTCATATCAAATAATGAGAAGTCTCCAGAAGAACTTTAGTGATCCACAAGAAGGGTGGGAACTATATGACACAATGTTTGTCTGGAATGAGTTCCTAACTCGAGGGATTCGTTACATTCTTAAAACTACACTCTGGACTGTTGCATTAGTCTATGGTTTTTTTAAGCAGGTACATATGAAACTTGTACCCTTTTGTCCTGTTATATCGTTTAATAGGATTTGTGAAGTATGATAGATAGCATCCAAAAAATGTATCCTACATTCCTACTCCTTTCTTTTTACACCATGTTCATTATCTTCGCCTGCTTTGCTCTTTACTAAGTTAAAATTTATGTTCTATTCGCTTGTGCTATACAAGTAAGAATccttttctcctttttctttttgtcATAGGAATAGTTGTGTTTTTCAGTTTATAATGTGTAAAATCATGATGAAATATTATGAAAATGATAAGACTGTCAAATATTAATGGACTAGCAAGTTATGAATATGTTCCTGATTTATTTTGCACTATGTAAAGGTAACTACTTATGCTGCTTCTTTGTAATCTGAAAAAAAATCTAACATAATATCCTTTTCTGTAGTATACTTAGAAGCTTGAGCTTACTTGCCAATTTGCCATCTAACTCCTCTGTTGCTCTTGGAATTCACTACTGCTGTTTATTCATATAATGATTTAGAATAATATTCTTATTTCATTTATATCAAGGATAAACTTGCGATATGTGGGAAGGATATTATGCTGACGCTCATTGCTAGACGCTCGAGGCATTATGCTGGCACCAGGTTCACACTTTGCAAACTCATAGTAATGTATACTCGTTTCTATCAATTTTTGTGTGGTTAGGATTGATATGCtgcatttttctttttctgatATTGTCATACAGGTATCTAAAGAGGGGTGTGAACGAGGAGGGCAGAGTAGCAAATGATGTTGAGACTGAGCAAATTGTTTATGAAGACATGCTTGGACCATGGCAAATAAGCTCTGTTGTGCAGAACAGGGGTTCAATTCCACTATTTTGGTCCCAGGAGACATCAAAGCTGAATCTTAAGCCTGATATCATATGTAAGCATTGAAATCCTTATTCAATGCCTATTAAAACATTTGATGTTTTTTTTCTTGCAGTGCATGAAAAGGACAAAAATTATGTAAGCATTGGAATCCTTATTCAATGCGTAAAATACTATTCAAACATTTGGTATTTTTTTTCTTGCAGTGCATGAAAAGGACAAAAATTATGAGGCTACCAGGCTTCattttgaaaatcttaggaagaGATATGGAAATCCTATCATCATCTTAAACTTGATTAAGGTGAGCACACTGTTATGATGCTGCCATTGCTTCTGATGGATCTTTttcatataagtcatactttaaGAATCACACATTTGCAATTTACTTTGTGTTATTCTTCAAAGACATGTGAGAAGAGACCACGAGAAATTATACTTCGTCGGGAATTTGACAGAGCAATAAAGATTATTAATACCGGTCTACCAGGCGAAGACCATTTGAGATTTTTACATTGGGATCTTCATAAGAACTCTCAAAGGTATTAATTCTTGTGTTATGTGCCTCAAACTTATGTTCTGTTCGATTCTTTTGGTGTACATAACTGAAGAAAAAATGTATTCCAGCAAAAGTACAAATGCCCTTCAAGTGCTTTTGAAAGTGGCGTTTGAAGCTCTGAACTTGACAGAATTCTTTTATTGTCAAGTTTCCCCAGCTCAAATGACACAGAACTCCCGTAACTTAAGCCCTACATTGTAAGTATACTGGTTTCTCTGCTATTCAATTTGAATTCCTATTTTCATGTACCTCTTGATTCTTGAATGGCTTGACGCTTTCTTATTTTCGGTTTTATGTTTTGTATGTAGGAAAAATGGTTTTGGTCCTCACGTGTGTGATGTCAACAACAATTGCGGCAATGCAGACTATGTTGATGATCTTGATGACATTTCCCAAGAAGATACCTGTGGCAGTTCTGATCCTGGCAATGGAATTGCAGAAGATAAATCTGAGGTCAATGGATCTACCCAAATAAAGCCTCCAAAATTTCAAAAAGGTGTCCTACGTACAAACTGTATAGATTGTTTGGACCGCACAAATGTTGCTCAATATGCCTATGGCTTAGCTGCTCTAGGACACCAGTTACATGAACTTGGTTCTGTAGAATCTCCAGAAGTTCATTTAGACTCCTCTTTGTCTCGACATTTGATGCATTTTTATGAACGGATGGGTGACACACTTGCTTTACAGTATGGTGGTTCTGCTGCGCACAATAAGGTACTCCATTGAATGTTGCTTTATTGTTCTCTCGGTCAGAAAAACTGTAGGTTCTTTATTCCTTCCACAATATGCTTGTGTGTTGAAATAAGGATGGTTGCATTGCATATGCTATTACATTATTTCAGAACTCGTCCAAGTTTCCTCGATTAGCTTTGCCTCTGGTCTGTTTTAAGTGTTTGTGTTTCAAATTGAACTTATTATGCCAGGACGAGTGGCATAAAGACTAGCATTTATTCTGAAAAGTGAAATAAAACCATGAAGCTAGTTGGAGTTACGGAAGTTAAATTTGAGAACTATTTTGTACTTGATATCCACAGATTATGATATGGAATTTTAAAATAGGCTATCATCAGTCAAGTGTGCTGATTAATGGCTCTAAAAAAGTTCAACAAGTATATAGGCTCAGTTATTATTTTGAGACTAAGGCAACTTATTTTAGTAGCTAGGGTTACACTTAATCATACAGTGGTATCAATAGTATTGCAATTAATCATACAGTTTATCAACTACGAGCGAATTGCTTTTCTTCATATCAATTATTATTTGTGAGTCCATTGCTACGCTATTTACTTTTCTCAATATTTTATCATATAGGTTAGTGTGATGCAGCTACTTTTTTATAGAATTACTTGTCTTATTATTTCGTCTGTATAATTTTACTGCTGACACTTATTTTTGAAATTGCATTTTTATCCTACTACCCTGGCATTATGTCAATATGTTTCTGTATTTTATCATCCTACCTATCTGCCGTGGATAAATTTTTCTTTAAGTTATAGGAAAAGTTGGAATCCATTTGTAACGATGTTTCCATTCCACCTACAGAATGATGAGTGGTTCATTGATTTTCTTCTCTATAGAATATACATGTGATATCTGTGATCTGTAAATTAAAGGGAAAAGTGTGCTGTTGCTCTGTCTAAATAGGGTGACAGGGTGCCACCTAGATTGATCAGTGGACTAAACTAGCACTTGTCAGTTGTCACTTCAATTATGAAGTGAAACAGAATTAGTATGTGCTCATTCTGTGGATTCTACATTACTTGCTGATCCGGGGAGCTTAATAACGTATAACTACTGTGCAGAGTGGACTACAACACATGAATCAGAAGTGAAAGATAGCTTAATTGTAACCTTACATCAATATGTCAATCAAACTAAAAGATTATTCAATTGTTGAGTTCTCACACAGTTGTACTGATAAGGTGACTGCTGGCTAGTTAATTGAATAATATTTTTGTTGACATTTTGGCAAGTCAAATAACTTTCATGGCATTCAACATTCTTTTCATGTTGGGTTGTTCTTGCACACTTCTCTGATGACTTTGGCAAGTCAAATAACTTTCATGGCATTCAACATTCTTTTCATGTTGGATTATTCTTGCACACTTCTCTGATGAACTTGCCTTGTGGTTTCATGTGTAGATATTCTCTGCAAAAAGAGGGCACTTGAAGTTTGCCATCCAATCTCAAGAGTTCTTTAGGACACTGCAACGGTACTATAGTAATGCCTATATGGATGCCTACAAACAAGCAGCGATAAACTTGTATGTGTGATTAAGATATGAGTAATCTTCTTATATCTTTTGAAGTTTCAATTGGAAAATACTATGAGTATGGACTAAGTTTCTGTCACTTATTTTTCCTATGTATTTAAATTTCAGATTTTTAGGATACTTCCAACCGCAGGTGGGAAAACCTGCACTTTGGGAGCCAGAATCTGGTGATGAGCATGTACTTGATGACGAGACAAGGTAAGCTAGCAATATATAGCTATGCTTGAACTTACAGGGTTAAGTATGTACACATGACATGCTCCTAATAAAATAATATGCTCTTCTCTATGAATTCGAGCAATAACAGAAATATCACTAAAGGTGGCGTGACTATGAAGTATCTATATTTATTGTCTCTCTTATTAATAGCATGTTAAATTTACACAATATAAGTGATAGTGGAACCAAAAATTGATTAGCAGTCTTTACGCGAGAGCCCAAAGAGTTGTGCAGCAATATCTGATCCATTTGTTCTGGTTTAACCAGTCCTTTGAAAGTTCAGATGGAGAAGTTGTGTTATTCACTTCTTAACCTTCATAGGGTAGCAAGGACACTTGTTATTTATCTATTTTCACATTCTTCGTAGGGGTAGCAAGGCTGTGTAGTGTTTCCCAACCACTTATTTTAAGCATGAAATAATCCAGATTTTATCGACACATGTATTGTGCAAATCTACACAATCTATCTTATTAATTATCTGAGATTATACATTTTTGTCAGTAAATTGATGAAGAGGGCAAGATCAGATGGCAGCATTCTTAATAAAAGCAAACCATCAATGTCCAGTAATGGCCCAAATGGAATTTTAAATCCAGCATTTACTGGTTCAAAAAATGAAGGACAACATCCAAACTGGAGTTCTGATTCAGTGCATGGGATGTCTTCAGCCTCCGTCAATTCCATGTCAAAGTCGAGGTTTGGCTTATGCTATCTGGATTCTGTAACCCCATCTTTTCTGTTCTTCTTTTGATAGCAGAGTCATTATCCTAAAGTGTACTTTTGAGAAATTAGTATCTGACACTTACGCATAAGTTGTTAATTCTCCATTCTCTTGAAAAATACTCAGGTATACTCCGACAGTGTCTCACATTAAGCATATAAGCTGCGAACTAGACTACTGCAATGGTTCTGGTGATTCAAATTTCCTGGATCTTGACTGGCTTTCGGCTTCAGACAATGAAAGGTTATTCATACTGTCCTTTCCCTTTTTTGGTCTATCATGTATCTTTAGTGCATCAGGCCTCCTGTTTTTTGTGCATGGTATGGTATACACAGAAATGGCAGCGAGAAATAATTAGTTTCATTTTTTATTAACTCCTTGACACCTctcagaaaaaaaaggaaaactctGTGCATAGCTTGTCTAAGTGGATTATCAGGAGACCTGAGCATCATTGCATTAACTAGGAAATAGTTCAAGAAGAACATTCACTCCAACACACACAAACAACCACGAAAGCATGTACATGGATTACAATCGCTCCACAGAACTACAGAAAAGGATTGATATCAGCAGAAAACTCCACACACTGGATGCGTTCACAGCAAGCTTTGTAAGACCAGTAGTCTCCACATCACACCAAAGTTGGTATTGCACCATTGACCACACAACCATAGTGATATTTCCAAATCAGCCAAGCTCCAAGGATTGCTAAAGATTGGTACCTCTCAACTGTTTACCTGGAGATGAAACCTGATATTTCTGTAATACTTGCACGATTATCCAagtttagaaaaataaaaacagcaGTTCTTGCCAATGCCATGTATTCTGATACTCCATTCTAGTGTACATGGAACTGCTGGCGAATATCACCCATTTATAATCGATATAGATGAATATTTCTAACCTCATAAATTTTCATGCTGTTCATTATGCTTAAACAGGTCAAAAGCCATAAGCACTCCTGATGTGAATATTTCAACTGATAATGGTGTTCATGATGTAAGCTCTGGGACAACGGTTAGTGCAATCAACAATCCTACTTTTTGTTATGACTTCTACTTCATGCCCAGTTTCCGTACTTTAACCACAGTTTACAAAACCTTTTGTTTTACCTAACCATCATGGACCCAATCCGAGAATAGCCACCATATTTGAGCTCTTCTCTGACCTGCCATTTTGTCTGTTATATTTTATGACTTTCATGCCCATTCCTTTTTACTGCAATTATGGTTTACAAGCCACTTGGGCCTAATTTCCTGAATAAGCCTGTACTATCAACTACTTGGTTCTGGTTCCATTCTGGCATGCcatttttttatataatatatAACTCTATAACTTGTTCTGCTGACTAAGTGTAAGCATAACATTAACAGGTTGCTAAAATCAGCATGACTGTCTTCACTTTTGGTTTGCGTGGAATTGAGAACCCCCATACTTTTTCTCTTGAAATAGACCCCCCTCTCCCCCTCTTTTTTTGTGTGTATGTGTTTGGAACTTTGGCTTGTATGACTATCACTGGCAGACTACAATTGCTGACCATTCATAATAGAGGTTCACCCAACAAATAAACCAATCATTTCATTTGGATCTTTCAGGATGATCAAGCTGCTGAGATCCAGGATCAGGGGTTATCTAAGGATTTTGTGCAGTGGGTTAATCAAGGAGAGGCATTTTGGTACTGATATTGCAAGATGGATTATCATGTAAATTCAAGGCGCGTGATGGTTTCAAAAATAAGGGAAAAGTCTACATGATGGCGGCCCAAACCTCTTTCCAAAGCATCTCAACTCTTAAAACCATTGCAAGGAGGCCCATCAATCTCAACCGTCAGCATTCGCCTTACGGTATACGAATACGATGATGGGCTTATTAGAGTCACACACACTGTTAGAAGACTTGTGTAGGGAAGTGTACCATTCTATTCATTTATTGAAGCTTGCTCACCAGGCGGGTAGATAGTGCATCGTTgttatttttcttaaaaaaaggaaagaaagaatgTAGGTAGTATATTCTTTTGAAGATGTACCATTGTCCAGGCATCATCCCCATCTCCACCATTGTGTAAATATATATATCCCCTAAGTGTTCCCACCTTTCCCTTTTCCTTCCATGAGAGTTGAGGTGGGCATGAAAGCACCATTTTTCCCTCGGTCTCTTTGTATGGGGTCTTCTGAAATCATGTACATGTATCTTTTGTGGCAACAGGAGATTGTCGTGTAATTTCCATTGTACCAAACCCCTGTGTTACCAATAGAAGTCCCTTGGACTGTTTGTCACGTTGCAGATTGCTTTAATACTTGCTAAGAATATCCGATTGTGTGCAAAATCTTCGCGTGATTCCTTTCTGTGCTATGTGAATCAGCTCTGCAGCCGTAGGAACACTTACATGGCTTGTTGGAAAATGCTGGTCTGCTGGCCGGCCACTATCTCGAGAGACACCTTTACGATAACAGGGCAAGCAAATCTGGATACGCTGCCCAGAACTCGAAAGCTCTCATAACCATGTGCTTGTGGTC includes these proteins:
- the LOC136526875 gene encoding phosphoinositide phosphatase SAC3-like, which encodes MAAAAAVPEPDSCLQSFELYEAESKFYIFGTNTNKTIWRLLKIDRMEPSELNVDEDCTVHSQSDYLDLLKNLDEEHRSTGGVKFVTNCFGIIGFIKFLGPYYMLIITEQRKIGDIFGHPVYQVTKTAMIELSNSKTRPKLINSKDENRYKKLLQTIDLRKDFFFSHSYQIMRSLQKNFSDPQEGWELYDTMFVWNEFLTRGIRYILKTTLWTVALVYGFFKQDKLAICGKDIMLTLIARRSRHYAGTRYLKRGVNEEGRVANDVETEQIVYEDMLGPWQISSVVQNRGSIPLFWSQETSKLNLKPDIILHEKDKNYEATRLHFENLRKRYGNPIIILNLIKTCEKRPREIILRREFDRAIKIINTGLPGEDHLRFLHWDLHKNSQSKSTNALQVLLKVAFEALNLTEFFYCQVSPAQMTQNSRNLSPTLKNGFGPHVCDVNNNCGNADYVDDLDDISQEDTCGSSDPGNGIAEDKSEVNGSTQIKPPKFQKGVLRTNCIDCLDRTNVAQYAYGLAALGHQLHELGSVESPEVHLDSSLSRHLMHFYERMGDTLALQYGGSAAHNKIFSAKRGHLKFAIQSQEFFRTLQRYYSNAYMDAYKQAAINLFLGYFQPQVGKPALWEPESGDEHVLDDETSKLMKRARSDGSILNKSKPSMSSNGPNGILNPAFTGSKNEGQHPNWSSDSVHGMSSASVNSMSKSRYTPTVSHIKHISCELDYCNGSGDSNFLDLDWLSASDNERSKAISTPDVNISTDNGVHDVSSGTTDDQAAEIQDQGLSKDFVQWVNQGEAFWY